A genomic region of Oryza glaberrima chromosome 1, OglaRS2, whole genome shotgun sequence contains the following coding sequences:
- the LOC127767399 gene encoding probable high-affinity nitrate transporter 2.4 has protein sequence MVAMEKKTKLVEEEDGCYYYDYGGYGDGVVDDEGRATELRPMALSRPHTQAFHLAWMSLFACFFAAFAAPPILPAMRPALVLAPSDASAAAVASLSATLVGRLAMGPACDLLGPRRASGVASLVCALALALAAVFASSPAGFVALRFVAGLSLANFVANQHWMSRIFAPSAVGLANAVAAGWANVGSAAAQVVMPVAYDAVVLRLGVPVTVAWRVTYLLPCAMLVTTGLAVLAFPYDLPGGGGGRCPGGGGGRRRSFWAVVRGGVGDYRAWLLGLTYGHCYGVELIMENVAADFFRRRFRLPMEAAGAAAACFGAMNAVARPAGGVASDEVARRFGMRGRLWALWAVQSAGAALCVLVGRMGAAEAPSLAATVAVMVACAAFVQAASGLTFGIVPFVCKRSLGVVSGMTASGGAVGAIVTNRLFFSGSRYTVEEAISCTGITSLLCTLPVALIHFRRQGGMFCGPSATIDGDGDVDDDDDYMLLK, from the exons GTCGCCATGGAGAAGAAGACGAAGCtggtggaagaagaagatggctgCTACTACTACGACTACGGCGGCTATGGCGAtggcgtcgtcgacgacgaggggAGGGCGACGGAGCTGCGGCCGATGGCGCTGTCGCGGCCGCACACGCAGGCGTTCCACCTGGCGTGGATGTCCCTCTTCGCGTGCTTcttcgccgccttcgccgcgccgcccatcCTCCCGGCGATGCGCCCGGCGCTCGTGCTCGCGCCCTCCGACGCCTCGGCGGCCGCCGTGGCCTCGCTCTCGGCGACGCTGGTGGGGAGGCTCGCCATGGGCCCCGCCTGCGACCTCCTCGGCCCGCGCCGCGCGTCCGGGGTCGCCAGCCTCGTGTGCGCGCTggcgctcgcgctcgccgccgtgttcgCGTCCTCCCCCGCGGGGTTCGTCGCGCTCCGGTTCGTGGCTGGCCTCTCGCTCGCCAACTTCGTCGCCAACCAGCACTGGATGTCGCGGATCTTCGCGCCCTCCGCCGTGGGGCTCGccaacgccgtcgccgccgggtggGCGAACgtcggcagcgccgccgcgcaggtGGTCATGCCGGTCGCCTACGACGCCGTCGTGCTCCGCCTCGGCGTCCCCGTCACCGTCGCGTGGCGCGTCACCTACCTACTCCCGTGCGCCATGCTCGTCACCACGGGCCTCGCCGTGCTCGCCTTCCCCTACGACctcccgggcggcggcggtggtcgctgccccggcggcggcggcgggcggaggaggagcttcTGGGCGGTGGTgcggggcggcgtcggcgactacCGAGCGTGGTTGCTGGGCCTCACCTACGGCCACTGCTACGGCGTGGAGCTGATCATGGAGAACGTGGCGGCGGACTTCTTCCGCAGGCGGTTCCGGCTGCCCATGGaggccgcgggcgccgccgcggcgtgctTCGGCGCGATGAAcgcggtggcgcggccggccggagggGTGGCCTCCGACGAGGTGGCGAGGCGGTTCGGGATGCGCGGGCGGCTGTGGGCGCTGTGGGCCGTGCagagcgccggcgccgcgctctGTGTGCTCGTCGGCAGGATGGGCGCCGCGGAGGCGCCGTCGCTGGCGGCGACCGTGGCCGTCATGGTGGCGTGCGCGGCGTTCGTGCAGGCCGCCTCCGGCCTCACCTTCGGCATCGTTCCCTTCGTCTGCAAAag GTCGCTGGGCGTGGTGTCGGGCatgacggcgagcggcggcgcggtgggggcGATCGTGACGAACCGGCTCTTCTTCAGCGGGTCCAGGTACACGGTGGAGGAGGCCATCTCCTGCACCGGCATCACCAGCCTCCTCTGCACGCTCCCCGTCGCCCTCATCCATTTCCGGCGACAGGGCGGCATGTTCTGTGGCCCATCGGCCAcgatcgacggcgacggcgatgttgatgacgatgatgattaCATGCTTCTGAAatga